In bacterium, one DNA window encodes the following:
- a CDS encoding 2-oxoacid:acceptor oxidoreductase family protein, giving the protein MRREIRITGFGGQGVILSGVIVGKAASIYDEKNATMSQSYGPEARGSACSTQVLIDDKEILYPYIRKSDVLVAMSQEGYSKFVSELKADGVLIYDEDLVDPGEVKKGIGVYPIKAQRMAETDLGRKIVTNIVMLGFFTAVTQAVPKEAMVEAIKTSVPKGTIDLNLKAFDLGYDAFQERAGK; this is encoded by the coding sequence ATGAGGCGCGAGATACGCATCACCGGCTTCGGCGGCCAGGGCGTGATATTGTCCGGCGTTATCGTCGGCAAGGCCGCCTCCATTTACGACGAAAAGAACGCCACCATGTCGCAGTCCTACGGTCCGGAAGCCCGCGGCTCGGCCTGCTCGACGCAGGTCCTCATCGACGACAAAGAAATCCTGTATCCCTACATCCGCAAATCGGACGTCCTGGTCGCGATGTCGCAGGAAGGTTATTCCAAGTTCGTAAGCGAGCTGAAGGCCGACGGCGTCCTGATATACGACGAGGACCTCGTCGACCCCGGCGAGGTAAAAAAGGGCATAGGAGTTTATCCCATAAAAGCCCAGCGGATGGCCGAGACCGACCTCGGCCGCAAGATCGTGACGAACATCGTGATGCTGGGCTTCTTTACGGCGGTAACGCAGGCCGTCCCCAAAGAGGCGATGGTGGAGGCCATAAAGACTTCGGTGCCCAAGGGGACGATAGACCTTAATTTAAAAGCGTTCGACCTCGGTTACGATGCCTTCCAAGAACGAGCCGGAAAATAA
- a CDS encoding FAD-dependent oxidoreductase has translation MPSKNEPENKIKAEAEPDAEPSEAQGVLVLGGGIAGIQAALDLADARVKVYLVERGPSIGGRMSQLDKTFPTMDCSI, from the coding sequence ATGCCTTCCAAGAACGAGCCGGAAAATAAGATAAAAGCCGAAGCGGAACCCGACGCGGAGCCGAGTGAGGCCCAGGGCGTCCTCGTGTTGGGCGGCGGCATCGCCGGCATCCAGGCGGCGTTGGACCTGGCCGATGCCCGCGTAAAGGTCTACCTGGTGGAACGCGGCCCCAGCATCGGCGGCCGGATGAGCCAGCTCGACAAGACCTTCCCCACGATGGACTGCTCGATATGA
- a CDS encoding thiamine pyrophosphate-dependent enzyme, whose protein sequence is MSPKGVPEAVIAAVSAEEHPIAPFLRMDRMPHIWCSTCGIGTAVKALAAALEKLDTDLDKVSIVSGIGCTGRVAGYVRLDSFHTTHGRPIPFATGLKLANPELTVIVFSGDGDLAAIGGNHFIHAARRNMDLKVICVNNFIYGMTGGQVAPTTPLNALTSTTPYGNADPPFNLCHLAAACGANYVARWTALHVRRLTKAFGEILVKPGFCFVEVITPCSTLYARKNRLGTGLDIMKYYHDNTVIEHGADPADTDIVFGGPIICGKFVERDRPTWLEYQDRHLGEILGDKYYRGKVVQGASER, encoded by the coding sequence ATGAGCCCTAAGGGAGTACCGGAAGCGGTCATAGCCGCCGTAAGCGCGGAAGAACACCCCATCGCGCCGTTCTTGCGTATGGACCGCATGCCGCATATCTGGTGCAGTACCTGCGGCATCGGAACGGCCGTGAAGGCGCTGGCCGCGGCCTTAGAGAAGTTGGATACGGACCTCGACAAAGTATCCATCGTCTCCGGCATCGGCTGCACCGGCCGCGTCGCGGGTTACGTTCGCCTCGACAGCTTCCACACCACGCACGGCCGGCCTATCCCGTTCGCCACCGGCCTGAAGCTCGCCAACCCGGAGCTCACCGTCATCGTCTTCTCGGGCGACGGCGACCTCGCCGCCATCGGCGGCAACCACTTCATCCACGCCGCCCGCCGCAACATGGACCTCAAGGTCATCTGCGTCAACAACTTCATCTACGGCATGACCGGCGGCCAGGTGGCGCCTACCACGCCCCTTAACGCGCTGACGTCCACCACCCCCTACGGCAACGCCGACCCGCCGTTCAACCTGTGCCACCTCGCCGCGGCCTGCGGCGCCAACTACGTCGCCCGGTGGACCGCGCTACACGTCCGACGTTTGACCAAGGCCTTCGGGGAGATACTGGTCAAGCCCGGTTTCTGCTTCGTCGAGGTCATAACGCCGTGTTCGACGCTGTACGCGCGCAAGAACCGCCTCGGCACCGGCCTCGACATCATGAAGTACTACCACGACAATACGGTCATCGAGCACGGCGCGGACCCCGCCGATACCGACATCGTCTTCGGCGGCCCGATAATATGCGGCAAATTCGTCGAGCGCGACCGGCCCACGTGGCTGGAGTACCAGGACCGGCACCTCGGCGAAATATTGGGCGACAAGTACTACCGCGGCAAAGTCGTCCAGGGGGCGAGCGAGCGATGA
- a CDS encoding 2-oxoacid:acceptor oxidoreductase subunit alpha: protein MKADPTGVRTGTLYLDGDRAIAEGAMAAGCRFFAGYPITPSTECAEHISERFPEVGGIFIQMEDEIASIAAIIGASWGGARSMTVTSGPGISLMMENIGLAAMLETPCVVANVQRGGPSTGLPTMVGQADVMQARWGSHGDYEIIAYAPQSPQEAFDFTIKAFNMAEKYRTPVIVLLDECVGHMVEKVVIPPADAIELEPRRLTDAAKDEYLPYAYGDDLVPDMAIAGMGYRFHVTGLTHDERGYPDMSVRCQEWLVPRLVAKIRENADDIVDFDEEDTDGADVVVLSFGISGRVSRMAIDLAREKGIKVGFFRLRAIWPFPEKRIAELAKKIKAFVVVEINLGQIFYEVQRCAAGRCETLLSPHAGGGVHDPEDILKVIEKGAKVK from the coding sequence GTGAAAGCGGACCCGACGGGCGTTAGGACCGGCACGCTGTACCTCGACGGCGACCGCGCCATCGCGGAGGGGGCCATGGCGGCGGGATGTCGTTTCTTCGCCGGCTATCCCATTACGCCTTCCACGGAATGCGCCGAACATATTAGTGAACGTTTTCCCGAAGTCGGCGGCATTTTTATTCAAATGGAGGACGAGATAGCGTCCATAGCCGCCATCATCGGCGCGTCGTGGGGCGGCGCGCGGAGCATGACGGTTACCTCCGGCCCGGGCATCAGCCTGATGATGGAGAACATCGGCCTGGCCGCGATGTTGGAGACGCCGTGCGTCGTGGCCAACGTTCAACGCGGCGGCCCGTCCACCGGCCTGCCGACGATGGTGGGGCAGGCCGACGTGATGCAGGCGCGGTGGGGCTCCCACGGCGACTACGAGATAATCGCGTACGCGCCGCAGTCGCCGCAGGAGGCGTTCGACTTCACTATTAAAGCGTTCAACATGGCCGAGAAATATCGGACGCCGGTCATCGTGCTGCTCGACGAGTGCGTGGGCCATATGGTGGAGAAGGTGGTCATCCCGCCCGCGGACGCCATCGAGCTCGAGCCCCGGCGCCTGACGGACGCCGCCAAGGACGAATACTTGCCGTACGCCTACGGCGACGACCTGGTCCCGGACATGGCGATAGCCGGCATGGGGTACCGCTTCCACGTAACGGGCCTGACCCACGACGAGCGCGGCTACCCCGATATGAGCGTACGGTGCCAGGAATGGCTCGTGCCGCGGCTGGTAGCGAAGATTCGCGAAAACGCCGACGACATCGTCGACTTCGACGAGGAGGATACCGACGGCGCGGACGTCGTCGTGCTATCCTTCGGCATCAGCGGGCGCGTCTCGCGGATGGCCATCGACCTCGCCCGGGAGAAGGGGATAAAGGTAGGCTTCTTTAGGCTCCGCGCTATCTGGCCTTTCCCCGAAAAGCGCATAGCGGAGCTCGCGAAGAAGATAAAGGCGTTCGTGGTCGTCGAAATAAACCTGGGTCAAATTTTCTACGAAGTCCAGCGCTGCGCCGCGGGGCGGTGCGAGACGCTCCTATCGCCCCACGCCGGCGGCGGCGTCCACGACCCGGAGGATATATTAAAGGTAATCGAGAAGGGGGCCAAGGTAAAATGA